A portion of the Oncorhynchus clarkii lewisi isolate Uvic-CL-2024 chromosome 27, UVic_Ocla_1.0, whole genome shotgun sequence genome contains these proteins:
- the LOC139385676 gene encoding extracellular calcium-sensing receptor-like encodes MALSTGVVLWLLVLVMRGIAAPAPVCSLLGQPALPLLSAEGDINIGAVFPLHRNALFKVHSFTSRPEKTPCISFDPREFQFAQTLIFALEEINNSSDLLPGLSLGYQVYDSCSYAPLAIHSALALMNSPGPEESLGDPSSCSRSPAVLGIVGESSSTSTIGISSLVGPFNIPVISHFATCACLSNKKKFPSFFRTIPSDFYQSRALAKLVKHFGWNWVGVVNSNNDYGNNGMATFLEASWHEGVCVEYQESIHRTDPREKLLEVVKVIRRATARVVVLFLTLGELIPLMNEMALEGDPGLQWVGSEAWITARLLTENKSYGFLRGAVGFAIRNARLDGLEGFLQKVHPFQAPDNTLLREFWETVFKCSFEGGSSTLCTGKESLAKLKNQYTDMSELRISNKVYTAVYAIAHALHNLLTDLKNDTDSGKRPVYTPQQVLQYLKEVRFRVKTGEEIWFDDNGDVVAFYDLVNWQQEEDGTLQFHAVGLYDSSMPPEQRITFNKGQLVWAGGQAEAPAAVCSESCPTGTRKAVQKGKPVCCYDCVPCAEGEISNITDSNGCYRCDLEYWSNEKRDLCVLKPVEFLSYEEMMGIVLVFFSLLGSGVTTLVAVVFSIHKDTPIVRANNSELSFLLLFFLTLCFLCSLTFIGRPSEWSCMLRHTAFGITFVLCISCVLGKTIVVLMAFRATLPASNIMKWFGPTQQRLSVLAFTLIQVLICVLWLTVSPPFPYKNMKTYKEKVILECDVGSAIGFWAVLGYIGLLALLCFVLAFLARKLPDNFNEAKFITFSMLIFCAVWITFIPAYVSSPGKFTVAVEIFAILASSFGLLFCIFAPKCFIILLRPEQNTKKHMMGKTSNDTR; translated from the exons ATGGCACTGAGTACAGGAGTGGTTCTCTGGCTGCTGGTGTTGGTGATGAGGGGTATAGCTGCTCCAGccccagtctgctctctgctgGGCCAACCCGCTCTGCCTCTCCTGTCTGCCGAGGGGGACATCAACATTGGGGCAGTGTTCCCTCTACATAGGAATGCCCTCTTCAAGGTCCATTCATTCACCTCCAGACCAGAGAAAACACCCTGTATCAG TTTCGACCCACGTGAGTTCCAGTTTGCACAGACCCTGATCTTTGCCCTGGAGGAGATCAACAACAGCAGTGATCTGCTCCCAGGGCTGTCTCTGGGTTACCAGGTCTATGACTCCTGTAGCTATGCCCCCCTGGCCATCCACTCAGCCCTGGCCCTGATGAACAGCCCTGGGCCTGAGGAGAGCCTGGGAGACCCTTCCTCCTGTTCCAGATCTCCAGCCGTGTTGGGTATTGTTGGGGAGTCAAGCTCCACATCCACCATTGGAATATCATCCCTGGTCGGACCATTCAACATCCCTGTG ATCAGCCACTTTGCCACCTGTGCTTGTCTGAGTAATAAAAAGAAGTTCCCCTCCTTCTTCAGAACCATCCCCAGTGACTTCTACCAGAGCAGAGCCCTGGCAAAGCTGGTCAAACACTTTGGATGGAACTGGGTGGGAGTGGTGAACAGCAACAATGACTATGGAAACAACGGCATGGCCACATTCTTGGAGGCATCGTGGCATGAAGGGGTCTGTGTAGAGTACCAAGAGTCCATCCACCGCACAGACCCCAGAGAGAAGCTCCTAGAAGTCGTCAAGGTCATCCGGAGGGCCACAGCCAGGGTGGTGGTACTGTTCTTGACCTTGGGGGAACTCATCCCCCTGATGAATGAGATGGCCCTGGAGGGAGACCCAGGGCTGCAGTGGGTGGGCAGCGAGGCCTGGATCACAGCCAGACTGCTGACGGAGAACAAATCCTACGGCTTCCTGAGGGGGGCGGTGGGCTTTGCCATCAGGAATGCCAGGCTGGATGGTCTGGAGGGGTTCCTACAAAAGGTGCACCCCTTCCAGGCGCCAGACAACACCCTGCTCAGGGAGTTCTGGGAGACTGTGTTCAAGTGCTCCTTCGAGGGGGGCAGCAGCACACTGTGCACAGGAAAAGAGAGCTTAGCAAAGCTGAAGAACCAATACACTGACATGTCAGAGCTGAGAATATCCAACAAAGTGTACACAGCTGTATATGCGATTGCACACGCTCTACACAATCTACTGACAGACTTAAAGAATGACACAGACAGCGGCAAAAGACCAGTCTACACACCACAGCAG GTGCTACAGTACCTAAAGGAGGTGAGGTTTAGAgtaaagacaggagaggagatctGGTTTGATGATAACGGAGATGTGGTGGCATTCTACGACCTAGTGAACTGGCAGCAGGAGGAGGATGGGACCCTGCAGTTtcatgctgtggggctgtatGATTCCTCGATGCCCCCTGAACAGCGCATTACCTTCAACAAGGGACAACTGGTCTGGGCAGGGGGCCAGGCAGAG GCACCTGCAGCAGTGTGCAGTGAGAGCTGTCCCACAGGCACTCGTAAGGCTGTACAGAAAGGAAAGCCTGTATGCTGTTATGACTGTGTACCATGTGCGGAGGGAGAGATCAGTAATATCACAG ATTCTAACGGCTGCTATCGATGTGACTTGGAGTATTGGTCCAATGAAAAAAGGGACCTCTGTGTGTTGAAACCAGTTGAATTCCTCTCCTATGAAGAAATGATGGGCATAGTTCTGGTGTTTTTCTCCTTACTGGGGTCCGGTGTTACTACTCTGGTAGCTGTTGTGTTTTCAATTCATAAGGACACCCCCATCGTCAGGGCCAACAACTCTGAGCTGAGCTTCCTGCTGCTCTTCTTCTTGACtctgtgttttctgtgttctCTTACTTTCATTGGCCGGCCCTCTGAGTGGTCCTGTATGCTGCGTCACACAGCGTTTGGGATCACCTTCGTCCTCTGCATCTCTTGTGTTCTGGGGAAAACAATAGTGGTGTTGATGGCCTTCAGGGCTACACTTCCAGCCAGTAATATCATGAAATGGTTTGGTCCTACACAGCAGAGACTCAGTGTTCTGGCTTTCACTCTCATACAGGTCCTGATCTGTGTTCTTTGGTTAACAgtctcccctcctttcccctaCAAGAACATGAAGACCTATAAGGAAAAGGTCATTCTAGAGTGTGATGTGGGTTCAGCTATTGGTTTCTGGGCTGTGTTGGGGTATATAGGACTCCTAGCTCTCTTGTGCTTTGTGCTGGCTTTTCTGGCTCGAAAGCTGCCTGATAACTTCAATGAGGCCAAATTCATCACCTTCAGCATGCTCATATTCTGTGCAGTCTGGATCACCTTTATCCCAGCTTATGTCAGTTCTCCTGGGAAGTTCACTGTAGCTGTGGAGATATTTGCTATTCTGGCCTCCAGTTTTGGTTTACTTTTCTGCATTTTTGCTCCTAAATGTTTCATCATATTGCTGAGGCCAGAGCAAAACACCAAGAAACATATGATGGGGAAGACATCCAATGATACACGATAA
- the LOC139385481 gene encoding extracellular calcium-sensing receptor-like has translation MAAPAPICSLLGQPALPLLSAEGDINIGAVFPLHRNALFKVHSFTSRPEKTPCISFNQREFQFAQTLIFALEEINNSSDLLPGLSLGYQVYDSCSSAPLAIHSALTLMNSPGPEDSLGDPSSCSRSPAVLGIVGESISTSTIGISSLVGPFSIPVISHFATCACLSNKKKFPSFFRTIPSDFYQSRALAKLVKHFGWNWVGVVNSNNDYGNNGMATFMEAAWHEGVCVEYQESIHRTDPREKLLEVVKVIRRATARVVVLFVGLGDIVPLMNEMALEGDPGLQWVGSEAWITARLLADNKAYGFLRGAVGFAIRNARLDGLEQFLDKVHPSQVPDNTLLMEFWETVFQCSFEGGSSRLCTGAESLAKLNNQYTDMSELRIPNKVYTAVYAIAHALHNLLTDLKNDTDSGKRPVYTPQQVLQYLKEVRFRVKTGEEIWFDDNGDVVACYDLVNWQQEEDGTLQFHVVGLYDSSMPPEQRITFNKGKLVWAGGQAEAPASVCSESCPTGTRKAVQKGKPVCCYDCVPCAEGEISNITDSNGCYQCDLEYWSNEKRDLCVLKPVEFLSYEEMMGIVLVFFSLLGSGVTTLVAVVFSIHKDTPIVRANNSELSFLLLFFLTLCFLCSLTFIGRPSEWSCMLRHTAFGITFVLCISCVLGKTIVVLMAFRATLPGSNIMKWFGPPQQRLSVLAFTLIQVLICVLWLTVSPPFPYKNMKTYKEKVILECDVGSAIGFWAVLGYIGLLAVLCFVLAFLARKLPDNFNEAKFITFSMLIFCAVWITFLPAYVSSPGKFTVAVEIFAILASSFGLLFCIFAPKCFIILLRPEQNTKKHMMGKTSNDTRY, from the exons ATGGCTGCTCCTGCACCAATCTGCTCTCTGCTGGGCCAACCCGCTCTGCCTCTCCTGTCTGCCGAGGGGGACATCAACATTGGGGCAGTGTTCCCTCTACATAGGAATGCCCTCTTCAAGGTCCATTCATTCACCTCCAGACCAGAGAAAACACCCTGTATCAG TTTCAACCAACGTGAGTTCCAGTTTGCACAGACCCTGATCTTTGCCCTGGAGGAGATCAACAACAGCAGTGATCTGCTCCCAGGGCTGTCTCTGGGTTACCAGGTCTATGACTCCTGTAGCTCTGCCCCTCTGGCCATCCACTCAGCCCTGACCCTGATGAACAGCCCTGGGCCTGAGGACAGCCTGGGAGACCCTTCCTCCTGTTCCAGATCTCCAGCCGTGTTGGGTATTGTTGGGGAGTCAATCTCCACATCCACCATCGGAATATCATCCCTGGTCGGACCATTCAGCATCCCTGTG ATCAGCCACTTTGCCACCTGTGCTTGTCTGAGTAACAAAAAAAAGTTCCCCTCCTTCTTCAGAACCATCCCCAGTGACTTCTACCAGAGCAGAGCCCTGGCAAAGCTGGTCAAACACTTTGGATGGAACTGGGTGGGAGTGGTGAACAGCAACAATGACTATGGAAACAACGGCATGGCCACATTCATGGAGGCAGCGTGGCATGAAGGTGTCTGTGTAGAGTACCAAGAGTCCATCCACCGCACAGACCCCAGAGAGAAGCTCCTGGAAGTCGTCAAGGTCATCCGGAGGGCCACAGCCAGGGTGGTGGTACTGTTCGTGGGCTTGGGGGACATCGTCCCCCTGATGAATGAGATGGCCCTGGAGGGAGACCCAGGGCTGCAGTGGGTGGGCAGCGAGGCCTGGATCACAGCCAGACTGCTGGCGGATAACAAGGCCTACGGCTTCCTGAGGGGAGCGGTTGGCTTTGCCATCAGGAATGCCAGGCTGGATGGTCTGGAGCAGTTCCTAGACAAGGTGCACCCCTCCCAGGTGCCAGACAACACCCTGCTCATGGAGTTCTGGGAGACTGTGTTCCAGTGCTCCTTCGAGGGGGGCAGCAGCAGGCTGTGCACAGGAGCAGAGAGCTTAGCAAAGCTGAACAACCAATACACTGACATGTCAGAGCTGAGAATACCCAATAAAGTATACACAGCTGTTTATGCGATTGCACACGCTCTGCACAATCTACTGACAGACTTAAAGAATGACACAGACAGCGGCAAAAGACCAGTCTACACACCACAGCAG GTGTTACAGTACCTGAAGGAGGTGAGGTTTAGAgtaaagacaggagaggagatttGGTTTGATGATAACGGAGATGTGGTGGCGTGCTACGACCTAGTGAACTGGCAGCAGGAGGAGGATGGGACCCTGCAGTTCCATGTTGTGGGGCTGTATGATTCCTCGATGCCCCCTGAACAGCGCATTACCTTCAACAAGGGAAAACTGGTCTGGGCAGGGGGCCAGGCAGAG GCACCTGCATCAGTGTGCAGTGAGAGCTGTCCCACAGGCACTCGTAAGGCTGTGCAGAAAGGAAAGCCTGTATGCTGTTATGACTGTGTACCATGTGCGGAGGGAGAGATCAGTAATATCACAG ATTCTAACGGCTGTTATCAATGTGACTTGGAGTATTGGTCCAATGAAAAAAGGGACCTCTGTGTGTTGAAACCAGTTGAATTCCTCTCCTATGAAGAAATGATGGGCATAGTTCTGGTGTTTTTCTCCTTACTGGGGTCCGGTGTTACTACTCTGGTAGCTGTGGTGTTTTCAATTCATAAGGACACCCCCATCGTCAGAGCCAACAACTCTGAGCTGAGCTTCCTGCTGCTCTTCTTCTTGACtctgtgttttctgtgttctCTTACTTTCATTGGCCGGCCCTCTGAGTGGTCCTGTATGCTGCGTCACACAGCGTTTGGGATAACCTTTGTCCTCTGCATCTCTTGTGTTCTGGGGAAAACAATAGTGGTGTTGATGGCCTTCAGGGCTACACTTCCAGGCAGTAATATCATGAAATGGTTTGGTCCTCCACAGCAGAGACTCAGTGTTCTGGCTTTCACCCTCATACAGGTCCTGATCTGTGTACTTTGGTTAACAgtctcccctcctttcccctaCAAGAACATGAAGACCTATAAGGAAAAGGTCATTCTAGAGTGTGATGTGGGTTCTGCTATTGGTTTCTGGGCTGTGTTGGGGTATATAGGACTCCTGGCTGTCTTGTGCTTTGTGCTGGCTTTTCTGGCTCGAAAGCTGCCTGATAACTTCAACGAGGCCAAATTCATCACCTTCAGCATGCTCATATTCTGTGCAGTCTGGATAACCTTTCTCCCAGCTTATGTCAGCTCTCCTGGGAAGTTCACAGTAGCTGTGGAGATATTTGCTATTCTGGCCTCCAGTTTTGGTTTACTTTTCTGCATTTTTGCTCCTAAATGTTTCATCATATTGCTGAGGCCAGAGCAAAACACCAAGAAACATATGATGGGGAAGACATCCAATGATACACGATATTAA